One Mycolicibacterium goodii genomic region harbors:
- a CDS encoding DUF917 domain-containing protein, with product MRYIDESALVDIALGATVLGAGGGGDPYIGQLMAREQIRAHGEAPLVELDDLADNNRICFVAAIGAPGVLVEKLPRVQEAVSAVQALENFLGARFTHIAPIEAGGLNAVVPFSALSLGLPIVDADGMGRAFPALELVTPTLYGGSATPLSMTDEHGNAVVLTASSNQWAETLMRATTVASGCCNMTALYPMTGKQAKEWLIPGVITLAQDLGRLVRSARAEHQSAADAVVTHRGGRILIEGKVTAVQRANSGGFTLGTVTLQGLDEWQGQEMTIHFQNENIVALRNGELVATVPDLIVMMTSDSGQPITAEEVKFGYRLCVLGLPCDDRWRSERGLALTGPRAFGYDADFRPVEEAKR from the coding sequence ATGAGGTACATCGACGAATCGGCATTGGTCGACATCGCGCTCGGCGCCACTGTCCTGGGAGCGGGTGGAGGAGGTGACCCCTATATCGGCCAGTTGATGGCGCGCGAACAGATCCGAGCCCATGGTGAGGCCCCGCTCGTCGAACTGGACGACCTGGCAGATAACAACCGCATCTGCTTCGTTGCGGCCATCGGCGCCCCGGGGGTCCTGGTCGAGAAACTGCCCCGTGTGCAAGAAGCAGTAAGCGCTGTGCAAGCACTCGAGAACTTCCTCGGTGCACGCTTCACCCACATCGCTCCCATCGAAGCGGGCGGTCTGAATGCCGTTGTCCCTTTCAGCGCGCTCTCTCTAGGTCTTCCAATCGTCGACGCCGACGGCATGGGGCGCGCATTCCCCGCACTCGAGCTCGTCACGCCCACACTGTACGGAGGATCAGCCACGCCGCTGAGCATGACAGACGAGCACGGCAATGCCGTGGTGCTGACCGCGTCCTCGAACCAATGGGCCGAGACACTAATGCGCGCAACGACCGTCGCATCCGGTTGTTGCAATATGACGGCGCTGTATCCGATGACCGGGAAACAAGCCAAGGAGTGGCTGATCCCGGGAGTGATAACCCTTGCCCAAGACCTCGGGCGTCTGGTCCGCTCCGCCAGGGCTGAACACCAGTCAGCCGCCGATGCGGTGGTCACCCACCGAGGTGGCCGAATCCTCATCGAAGGCAAGGTCACAGCAGTCCAGCGCGCGAACTCCGGAGGCTTCACCCTCGGGACGGTCACATTGCAAGGTCTCGACGAATGGCAGGGCCAGGAGATGACCATCCATTTTCAGAACGAGAACATCGTCGCCCTCCGCAACGGCGAGTTGGTGGCGACGGTTCCCGACCTCATCGTCATGATGACCAGCGACTCCGGGCAACCCATCACTGCTGAGGAAGTGAAGTTCGGGTACCGTCTCTGCGTCCTAGGTCTCCCATGTGACGACCGGTGGCGATCAGAACGAGGACTCGCACTCACCGGTCCTCGAGCGTTCGGCTACGACGCAGACTTCCGACCTGTGGAAGAAGCCAAACGTTAG
- a CDS encoding DMT family transporter: MLGNSLAVLLALCAAIFMAVGIVVRQRATLDVPAEKGVSSVMLRTLLRRKLWWAGTASAVAGYGFQALALGFGSLLLVQPVLVSALLFALPLSARLAHRTVSRAEWAWALLLTAALTVFVLLARASTGSYSVSVSTTVMVAVACTCVVALCVVLATRSTNWRRAVLLAAAVGVMFGVVAVLTKIVMHMVAGGAGFRTLTTPALYLVVLLGVVATLLQQSAFHAGSLQTSVPTMLVLEPVVAVLLGSIVLGEHLSITGWEPLALTLAICAMAAATIALGRDEGAYEESLEAELEAKTVTG; the protein is encoded by the coding sequence GTGCTCGGCAACAGCCTCGCGGTGCTCCTCGCTCTGTGCGCAGCGATCTTCATGGCCGTCGGCATCGTCGTCCGGCAACGCGCGACACTGGACGTACCGGCTGAAAAAGGCGTCAGTTCGGTGATGCTGCGGACGCTGCTGCGCCGCAAGCTCTGGTGGGCAGGCACCGCCTCGGCCGTCGCGGGATACGGGTTCCAGGCGCTCGCGCTCGGGTTCGGGTCGTTGCTTCTGGTCCAACCGGTGCTGGTGTCCGCGCTGTTGTTCGCGCTGCCGTTGAGCGCAAGGCTGGCACATCGAACGGTGAGCCGCGCGGAATGGGCGTGGGCCCTGCTGCTCACGGCAGCGCTGACCGTGTTCGTGTTGTTGGCCCGTGCCAGCACGGGGAGCTACTCGGTGTCGGTGTCGACGACAGTCATGGTCGCGGTGGCGTGCACATGCGTCGTCGCCCTGTGCGTCGTGCTCGCGACGCGCAGCACCAACTGGCGGCGCGCGGTGCTGCTGGCCGCTGCGGTCGGTGTGATGTTCGGCGTCGTGGCAGTGCTGACCAAGATCGTGATGCACATGGTCGCCGGCGGAGCCGGTTTCAGGACGCTGACGACGCCGGCGCTGTATCTCGTCGTGCTGCTCGGCGTCGTGGCGACCCTGCTGCAGCAGTCGGCGTTCCACGCGGGATCGCTGCAGACGTCGGTGCCGACGATGCTGGTGCTCGAACCCGTCGTCGCGGTGCTGCTCGGCTCCATCGTGCTCGGCGAGCACCTGTCGATCACCGGGTGGGAACCCCTCGCGCTGACCCTGGCGATATGCGCGATGGCAGCAGCGACGATCGCGCTGGGCCGCGACGAGGGCGCCTACGAGGAGAGCCTCGAAGCAGAGTTGGAGGCCAAGACCGTCACGGGTTGA
- a CDS encoding DUF917 domain-containing protein: MEIVEKDIGALALGATVLGAGGGGDPWVNTAILAQAIAEYGPIEVVDASQLPATDRVATIGLVGAPTAMLEQFPGPCEVKRSLDLLERVVGAKCAAVMPIEVGGMNALFPLAAAAWAGVPCLDADAMHRAFPHIDMTLPALRGVRAGPAVLAGCSGYDVVLRAPTNRGIESMARGCVRDMGLVAVLCAYPMTSEQCIKTCAQGSLTHCLEIGRQLAAVDPHEPDALDGFLGLVGGRCLVDGAVVHVVRPEVNVRNGRGTVLIEAEESPERLVRIEYQSENIIAIEDGRPLATTPDLIVILRLETLQPVATEAIAVGQRVQVIGIPVHHGWTTAEGIAMAGPRAYGYDLDYSAFESAG; encoded by the coding sequence TTGGAAATCGTCGAGAAAGACATCGGCGCGTTGGCGCTAGGAGCTACCGTTCTGGGCGCGGGGGGCGGTGGAGATCCATGGGTGAACACGGCGATCCTGGCCCAAGCGATCGCCGAGTACGGCCCCATCGAGGTGGTCGACGCGTCGCAACTGCCGGCGACAGATCGGGTCGCGACCATTGGACTGGTAGGGGCACCTACGGCGATGCTCGAACAGTTTCCGGGACCGTGCGAAGTGAAACGAAGTTTGGACCTGCTCGAAAGAGTGGTAGGTGCAAAGTGTGCCGCAGTGATGCCGATCGAAGTCGGCGGAATGAACGCGTTGTTCCCGCTGGCCGCCGCCGCCTGGGCGGGTGTTCCGTGCCTCGACGCAGATGCCATGCATCGTGCATTTCCGCACATCGACATGACCTTGCCAGCGCTGCGGGGAGTCCGAGCAGGCCCTGCGGTACTGGCGGGGTGTTCCGGATACGATGTGGTGCTGCGTGCTCCCACCAATCGCGGTATCGAATCGATGGCGCGCGGATGCGTTCGCGATATGGGGCTGGTGGCGGTGCTCTGCGCCTACCCGATGACTAGTGAGCAGTGCATAAAAACCTGCGCGCAGGGGTCGCTGACGCACTGTCTTGAAATCGGCCGGCAGCTTGCCGCTGTCGACCCGCACGAGCCCGACGCCCTCGATGGCTTTCTCGGCTTGGTGGGCGGGCGCTGCCTTGTCGATGGGGCCGTCGTCCACGTCGTACGACCTGAAGTGAACGTCCGCAACGGCCGTGGAACGGTGTTGATCGAGGCTGAAGAGTCGCCGGAACGCCTTGTGCGGATCGAGTACCAGTCAGAGAACATCATCGCCATCGAGGATGGACGGCCTCTAGCCACCACGCCCGACCTCATCGTTATCCTTCGCCTTGAGACCCTGCAACCGGTGGCCACCGAGGCCATCGCGGTCGGGCAGCGGGTGCAGGTCATCGGCATCCCTGTCCACCACGGCTGGACCACCGCCGAGGGAATCGCGATGGCCGGCCCACGAGCTTATGGGTACGACCTCGATTACTCCGCGTTCGAGAGTGCCGGTTGA
- a CDS encoding PucR family transcriptional regulator has translation MSLNVAQLIASGILSDTELVGGRRGLGRRVRTVTSCDSAHRLRTLGTDTVAVFTSEGPTIEDLDAETAIRLAGGLNLSALVFPSQEPRDALVTTRRLADKLGLPVIVCRLTSTAEAVDRLDNLARFPELATARSLQEFIRKLRHTGQSPDRLLAALTEQLSCPVALIDSHGRRVRGTTAFEASETLLEHLRQSPAVGRTIEDDTGGVTVIEPITRSQERTAHLWLAADIESRIEARVDHARHLLAVSAWPLTAALLQRTLTGEREGRQRSMLLTEIVEHSDSLPRQTVERAAALGWQLSGWHTAVAVTSRDGGADARGSLAARVVEDGLKLHKINADLVERPEGWVFWITTELEPSTGDGVALMDRIRTALEWVNHEVPSASLAAGVGLPFEGPEGIRRSIQEAEHACLLARTSSQPVAVEHSDSTSVRRLLIGYYSNRALREVAAHLMAPLREADTSGDLERTMAAFLDNKSSATATAKALNIHRNTVLHRLEKITALLKLDFADAEDRLAAQLAVHLAELN, from the coding sequence TTGTCTCTCAACGTCGCTCAACTGATTGCCAGCGGTATCCTGAGCGATACCGAACTCGTTGGCGGACGACGGGGGCTGGGCCGCCGTGTCCGTACCGTTACGTCCTGCGACTCTGCACATCGCCTGCGAACGCTGGGTACCGACACTGTCGCGGTGTTCACCTCCGAGGGCCCCACCATCGAAGATCTCGACGCTGAGACCGCGATCCGGCTGGCCGGCGGCCTCAACCTGTCCGCGTTGGTCTTCCCCAGTCAGGAGCCACGCGACGCCCTGGTGACGACTCGCCGGCTGGCGGACAAACTGGGGTTGCCCGTCATCGTCTGTCGATTGACCTCGACCGCCGAGGCGGTCGACCGCCTCGACAACCTGGCGCGGTTCCCGGAACTTGCGACCGCGCGGTCTTTGCAGGAGTTCATCCGCAAACTACGCCATACCGGACAATCACCCGACCGGCTCCTTGCTGCCTTGACCGAACAACTTTCCTGCCCGGTAGCTCTTATCGACAGCCACGGACGACGAGTCCGTGGCACCACCGCATTCGAAGCCTCTGAGACTCTCCTCGAGCACCTCAGGCAGTCACCAGCTGTTGGAAGGACGATCGAGGACGACACTGGTGGTGTGACCGTCATAGAACCGATCACCCGGTCACAGGAACGGACGGCACACCTTTGGCTGGCTGCGGACATCGAGTCACGTATCGAGGCTCGCGTGGACCATGCGCGTCACCTCCTTGCTGTGTCGGCCTGGCCGCTCACGGCCGCCCTGCTTCAGCGCACACTCACCGGTGAGCGCGAGGGGCGCCAGCGATCGATGTTGCTCACCGAGATAGTGGAGCACTCGGATTCGCTGCCACGCCAGACCGTCGAACGGGCTGCGGCGCTCGGTTGGCAACTGTCGGGATGGCACACTGCTGTCGCGGTCACCAGCCGAGACGGAGGAGCTGATGCCCGGGGGAGCCTGGCCGCTCGGGTGGTCGAAGACGGTCTCAAACTCCACAAGATCAACGCTGACCTCGTGGAACGTCCGGAGGGCTGGGTCTTTTGGATCACGACCGAGCTCGAGCCGTCTACGGGCGACGGCGTCGCACTGATGGACCGGATTCGAACGGCCCTCGAGTGGGTGAACCATGAGGTGCCGTCGGCGTCGCTGGCCGCCGGCGTCGGTCTACCCTTCGAGGGCCCGGAGGGTATCAGGAGATCGATCCAGGAGGCTGAGCACGCATGCCTACTTGCCCGGACAAGTTCGCAGCCGGTCGCCGTCGAGCATAGTGACTCCACCAGCGTTCGCCGGCTGTTGATCGGCTACTACTCGAACCGCGCCCTACGGGAAGTCGCGGCACATTTGATGGCTCCGCTGCGGGAGGCCGACACCTCCGGCGATTTGGAGCGCACCATGGCGGCATTCCTGGACAACAAGTCCTCGGCCACCGCGACGGCCAAAGCGCTCAACATCCACCGCAACACGGTTCTGCATCGGCTCGAGAAAATCACCGCCTTGTTGAAGCTGGACTTCGCCGACGCCGAGGACAGACTGGCTGCGCAGCTTGCGGTCCACCTCGCCGAACTGAACTGA
- a CDS encoding cobalamin B12-binding domain-containing protein produces the protein MNHGERAATGPAAHPDVLESVRGRLWEAVLDADEDTAVGVVFEALDDGVPAEDLLLDVIAAVQRRVGVEWAGNRLTVAAEHAATAINDRVIAALVRHPAVVRATTGGRVAVACADGEWHALPARLLSEVLRLRGWRVDFLGAQVPTPHLIAHLHQHGPDAVALSCSISTRLPTAHAAITACQAAGVPVLAGGAGFGPGGRYARLLGADAWAPDARTAAARLEQELQLKTRAPRTQLFDELAHLADQEYTMVSTRVPHLVGGTVAELEKRVPAMASYSELQRQHTRTDVAHIVDFLATALYVDDPELFTGFMAWTAEVLDARGVPVDSLQPTLEALGAQLQDFPRTQRMLSAARDTLHATYPRVIG, from the coding sequence GTGAATCACGGCGAGCGCGCGGCGACCGGGCCTGCTGCGCATCCCGATGTGCTTGAGTCGGTGCGGGGCCGGTTGTGGGAGGCGGTGCTCGACGCCGACGAGGACACCGCTGTCGGCGTGGTGTTCGAGGCGCTCGACGACGGCGTGCCCGCCGAGGATCTGCTGCTCGACGTCATCGCCGCGGTCCAGCGCCGGGTCGGTGTCGAATGGGCGGGCAACCGCCTGACCGTCGCCGCCGAGCACGCCGCGACGGCGATCAACGACCGTGTGATCGCCGCACTGGTGCGGCATCCGGCCGTGGTGCGTGCGACCACCGGGGGACGGGTCGCGGTCGCATGTGCCGACGGGGAATGGCATGCGCTGCCGGCCCGGTTGCTGTCCGAGGTGTTGCGGTTGCGTGGCTGGCGCGTGGACTTCCTCGGCGCCCAGGTGCCCACCCCCCACCTGATCGCCCACCTGCATCAGCACGGACCTGACGCGGTCGCGCTGTCCTGCTCGATATCCACCCGCCTGCCCACCGCGCACGCCGCCATCACGGCGTGTCAGGCGGCAGGCGTGCCGGTGCTCGCGGGCGGCGCGGGTTTCGGTCCTGGGGGCCGCTACGCGCGACTGCTCGGGGCAGATGCGTGGGCGCCTGATGCGCGGACCGCCGCGGCACGGCTGGAGCAGGAGTTGCAGCTGAAGACGCGCGCACCCCGCACCCAGCTGTTCGACGAGCTTGCGCACCTCGCCGATCAGGAATACACCATGGTCAGCACGAGGGTTCCGCACCTGGTCGGCGGCACGGTTGCCGAGCTCGAGAAACGGGTACCCGCGATGGCGTCTTACTCGGAACTACAACGTCAACACACCCGCACCGACGTCGCGCACATCGTCGACTTCCTCGCCACGGCCCTCTACGTCGACGACCCCGAGCTGTTCACGGGGTTCATGGCCTGGACCGCCGAGGTACTCGATGCCCGCGGTGTACCGGTAGATTCGCTACAGCCCACCCTCGAAGCGCTCGGAGCTCAGTTGCAGGACTTTCCCAGGACTCAGCGGATGCTCAGCGCCGCCCGCGATACGTTGCACGCCACCTACCCAAGGGTCATTGGATGA
- a CDS encoding hydantoinase/oxoprolinase N-terminal domain-containing protein, translated as MRLGIDVGGTNTDVVLLEGTTIRATCKSPTTPDITSGIRDGIEKLLSTCSTRDVDAVVIGTTHFINAVTQAKHLARTASIRLATPPQTLMPLTDWPEPLAAACNAGTYVVRGGTQFDGRPLHDLDEPTLREIAQEIRRHGTRHIAISGTFSPLDPAAEERTAQILLEEIPEASSTVSHEIGRIGLLGRENAAILNESLRPLAGSVASAFTDILDGLDLSAPMFITGNDGTLMTLGQVEKYPIFAIGSGPTNSMRGAAALCGLAAHDAAVVIDIGGTTTDIGLLRAGFTRESTVSVDLGGVRSNFRMPDVASLAIGGGSIVDVSTGLVGPASVGYRLTSDALVFGGSTLTFTDIAVRAGFAQIGDVDAVRNVPRQLVERALAYVRDKVNALIEQTKMTDAQTVISVVGGGAPLIAPLIAGATEVPTEPGSANAVGAAMAMAGGEVDRIESLAGTSRDDVLIRARVDARDRAVTAGADPATVRIVDEEDIPLSHLPGGTAIRVRVRAVGDMQLKGALL; from the coding sequence ATGAGACTCGGAATCGATGTGGGCGGCACCAACACCGATGTGGTGCTGCTCGAGGGCACAACCATTCGTGCCACCTGCAAATCGCCGACCACCCCGGACATCACATCCGGTATCCGTGATGGCATCGAGAAACTGCTGTCAACCTGCTCCACACGCGACGTCGACGCCGTGGTGATCGGCACGACGCACTTCATCAATGCCGTCACTCAAGCGAAACACCTTGCTCGAACGGCAAGTATCCGTCTGGCGACGCCACCCCAGACGCTTATGCCGCTGACCGATTGGCCAGAACCTCTTGCCGCCGCCTGTAACGCAGGCACGTACGTCGTTCGTGGCGGCACTCAGTTCGACGGGAGGCCTCTCCACGATCTCGATGAACCCACCTTGCGCGAGATCGCCCAAGAGATACGCCGGCATGGTACCCGGCATATCGCAATCTCCGGCACCTTCTCCCCACTCGATCCGGCCGCCGAAGAGCGCACAGCACAGATCCTGCTCGAGGAGATCCCGGAGGCGTCTTCTACGGTTTCTCACGAGATCGGCCGCATCGGCCTCTTGGGCCGGGAGAACGCCGCCATCTTGAACGAGAGCCTTCGTCCGCTCGCTGGTTCCGTGGCCTCGGCATTCACCGATATTCTTGACGGGCTCGATCTTTCGGCGCCGATGTTCATCACAGGCAACGACGGCACACTCATGACACTCGGACAGGTCGAGAAGTATCCGATCTTTGCGATTGGCTCTGGCCCCACCAACTCGATGAGAGGAGCCGCCGCGCTGTGTGGGCTTGCCGCCCACGATGCCGCGGTGGTGATCGACATCGGCGGCACCACCACCGACATCGGTTTGCTCCGTGCGGGTTTCACGCGAGAGTCGACAGTCTCGGTTGATCTCGGAGGTGTGAGAAGCAACTTTCGGATGCCAGATGTGGCCTCATTGGCGATCGGGGGTGGCAGTATTGTCGATGTTTCCACCGGTCTGGTCGGCCCAGCGTCAGTCGGGTACCGACTGACCAGCGACGCGCTCGTCTTCGGTGGCAGCACACTGACATTCACCGACATTGCTGTCAGAGCGGGATTCGCCCAGATCGGCGATGTCGACGCAGTCCGGAACGTACCCCGGCAGCTGGTGGAGCGCGCACTCGCCTACGTCCGCGACAAGGTCAACGCCTTGATCGAGCAGACCAAGATGACCGACGCCCAGACCGTCATCTCGGTGGTCGGAGGCGGCGCCCCACTGATCGCCCCGCTCATCGCAGGCGCCACAGAAGTGCCAACTGAACCAGGCTCGGCCAACGCCGTCGGGGCAGCCATGGCGATGGCCGGCGGAGAAGTCGATCGGATCGAATCACTCGCCGGAACAAGCCGCGACGATGTCCTGATCCGCGCTCGAGTAGACGCACGCGACCGCGCGGTCACCGCCGGCGCTGACCCTGCAACCGTCCGCATCGTCGACGAGGAAGACATCCCCCTGTCTCACCTGCCCGGCGGCACGGCGATTCGGGTACGGGTCCGGGCAGTCGGCGACATGCAGTTGAAAGGAGCGCTGCTATGA
- a CDS encoding STAS domain-containing protein: MNLSLSTASGTDSRSATVTVAGELDFMTTNTLVDYVSELITTQALDDLRLDCAALTFCDSAGLSGLLNIHRQTAPAGIKLHLDHRPPHLERLLDITGILDFLTATPDRSGE; encoded by the coding sequence ATGAACCTCTCACTGTCCACCGCGTCCGGGACCGACAGCCGGTCGGCCACGGTGACCGTTGCCGGCGAACTCGACTTCATGACCACCAACACGCTGGTCGACTACGTGAGTGAGCTGATCACCACCCAGGCGCTGGACGATCTACGGCTGGACTGCGCCGCGCTGACCTTCTGCGATTCGGCGGGTCTGTCCGGACTGCTCAACATCCACCGCCAGACGGCGCCCGCGGGCATCAAGCTGCACCTGGATCACCGGCCACCACATCTGGAGCGGTTGCTCGACATCACCGGCATCCTGGATTTCCTGACCGCGACGCCGGACCGCTCCGGCGAGTAG
- a CDS encoding MCE family protein: MVILLVTVLVLTWMQFRGAFEDKTEITLFASRSGLSMDPGSKVTFNGVPIGRLAAIDVVESGDQPEARLTLDVDPKYLDLIPANAVAELRATTVFGNKYIAFTAPEHPSAERLSAATPVYAQGVTTEFNTLFETITAISEQVDPIKLNETLTAAAQALDGLGDKFGRSIVDGNAILADVNPRMPQIRRDITGLANLGEVYADAAPDLFDGLTNAVTTARTLNDQRHNLDQALVAAVGFGNTGGDIFERGGPYLVRGNQDLLPVAEMFDRNSPALFCTIRNFHDAAPRFAAQTNNGYSFQLNDTFVGAGNPYVYPDNLPRVNARGGPEGRPGCWQPITRDLWPAPYLVMDTGASIAPYNHFELGQPMFNEYVWGRQVGENTINP, encoded by the coding sequence ATGGTGATCCTTCTGGTCACGGTGTTGGTGCTGACCTGGATGCAGTTCCGTGGTGCCTTCGAGGACAAGACCGAGATCACGCTGTTCGCGAGCCGGTCCGGTTTGTCGATGGATCCCGGCTCGAAAGTGACGTTCAACGGTGTCCCGATCGGCCGGCTGGCGGCGATCGACGTGGTCGAATCGGGTGACCAACCCGAGGCCAGGCTGACCCTCGACGTCGATCCGAAATACCTCGACCTGATCCCGGCCAACGCGGTCGCCGAACTGCGCGCCACCACGGTGTTCGGCAACAAGTACATCGCGTTCACCGCGCCGGAGCATCCCTCCGCCGAACGATTGTCTGCGGCGACCCCGGTCTACGCCCAGGGCGTGACGACGGAGTTCAACACGCTGTTCGAGACCATCACCGCGATCTCCGAGCAGGTCGACCCGATCAAGCTCAACGAGACGCTGACGGCCGCCGCGCAGGCTCTCGACGGGCTCGGCGACAAATTCGGCCGTTCCATCGTGGACGGCAACGCGATCCTGGCCGACGTCAATCCGCGCATGCCGCAGATCCGCCGCGACATCACCGGTCTGGCGAACCTCGGCGAGGTGTACGCCGATGCCGCACCGGATCTGTTCGACGGGCTGACCAACGCGGTCACGACCGCACGCACCCTCAACGACCAGCGCCACAACCTGGATCAGGCGCTCGTGGCGGCGGTCGGCTTCGGCAACACCGGCGGCGACATCTTCGAGCGCGGCGGGCCGTATCTGGTGCGCGGAAACCAGGACCTGCTGCCGGTCGCGGAGATGTTCGACCGCAACAGCCCCGCGCTGTTCTGCACGATCCGCAACTTCCACGACGCCGCGCCCAGGTTCGCCGCGCAGACCAACAACGGCTATTCGTTCCAGCTGAACGACACGTTCGTCGGCGCAGGCAACCCGTACGTGTACCCGGACAACCTGCCGCGGGTGAACGCCAGGGGCGGTCCGGAAGGCCGGCCCGGCTGCTGGCAGCCGATCACGCGCGACCTCTGGCCCGCACCGTATCTCGTGATGGACACCGGCGCCTCGATCGCGCCCTACAACCACTTCGAACTCGGTCAGCCGATGTTCAACGAGTACGTGTGGGGCCGCCAGGTGGGCGAGAACACCATCAACCCGTGA
- a CDS encoding hydantoinase/oxoprolinase N-terminal domain-containing protein encodes MTSFRLGIHIGDSTLSAALIDTSLRVATSFSVPRSGTLAESLDALVTNGPSRIDLTDIAYVGIVVNVGREAIEHQDLAKVGALRISAPASISVPPAATWPAELAASVVVESAVIGGGHDYTGGELADLDLAAVRSFAFRCRGAVDAIAVTGLCSTVNSDHEQRAAAIIRSVLGHRIPVTLAHEIGGVGLLQRENGAILNAALVRSFTRALRACSDKLTRRGLTGEILIAQNDGTLLSLAEAARRPIFTLESGTPHAMRGAAHLSNTTNAIVAHAEPTMIRFGALVDGYPLESTLPTDIVGIRTHCRMPDLITIRAGRASPLGPDVLSESEQRWCVSAAERLAGPHRDMPLLGVGDSANLLERIGGAAREVAVVEHAAAAAAVGAAVADVSGSIDRTCDYENQSREKLLAESIEAATLAAVRSGADIRHIRIDSVRETPLGYSPGRGARIRVRAVGPVLDLQSR; translated from the coding sequence TTGACCAGCTTTCGGTTGGGTATTCACATTGGCGACAGCACGCTCAGTGCCGCGTTGATCGACACGTCGCTGCGGGTTGCCACCTCGTTCTCAGTTCCCCGATCCGGCACCTTGGCGGAGTCGTTGGACGCCCTGGTCACGAACGGACCGTCGCGAATCGATCTAACAGACATTGCCTATGTCGGGATCGTGGTCAACGTCGGCCGGGAAGCGATCGAGCACCAGGATCTTGCGAAGGTCGGAGCCTTACGCATCTCGGCGCCGGCCAGTATCTCGGTTCCGCCAGCGGCGACGTGGCCTGCCGAGTTGGCCGCAAGCGTCGTTGTGGAATCGGCTGTCATCGGTGGTGGACACGACTACACCGGCGGTGAACTCGCCGACCTCGATCTCGCGGCAGTGCGTTCCTTCGCATTTCGCTGCCGCGGCGCGGTGGACGCGATCGCAGTCACCGGATTGTGTTCGACCGTCAACTCTGACCATGAACAGCGAGCCGCCGCAATCATTCGATCGGTGCTCGGTCACCGGATTCCGGTCACTCTGGCACACGAGATCGGGGGTGTCGGACTCTTGCAGCGTGAGAACGGCGCCATCCTCAACGCGGCTCTGGTTCGGTCGTTCACCCGGGCGCTGCGTGCCTGCAGTGACAAGCTGACTCGTCGCGGCCTGACTGGCGAGATCCTCATTGCCCAGAACGACGGAACTTTGCTGAGTTTGGCCGAAGCAGCGCGGCGCCCGATCTTCACCCTGGAAAGCGGTACTCCACACGCCATGCGCGGCGCCGCGCACCTGTCTAACACGACCAATGCCATTGTCGCTCATGCAGAGCCGACGATGATCAGGTTCGGAGCGCTGGTGGACGGGTATCCGCTGGAGTCCACCCTTCCGACCGACATCGTGGGTATCCGCACTCATTGTCGGATGCCTGATCTCATCACGATTCGCGCGGGCCGAGCGTCTCCTCTCGGCCCGGATGTCTTGTCAGAGTCGGAACAACGTTGGTGTGTAAGTGCGGCAGAACGCCTAGCGGGTCCGCACCGTGACATGCCTCTGCTCGGGGTGGGAGACAGCGCCAACCTGCTCGAGCGGATCGGCGGTGCCGCGCGCGAGGTAGCGGTGGTGGAACACGCCGCCGCCGCCGCGGCGGTCGGGGCTGCAGTCGCTGACGTCTCAGGGAGTATCGATCGAACGTGTGACTACGAAAATCAGTCTCGGGAAAAGCTCTTGGCGGAAAGTATCGAAGCCGCCACACTTGCTGCCGTGCGATCCGGCGCCGATATCCGGCACATCAGGATCGACAGTGTCAGGGAGACGCCCTTGGGCTATTCGCCGGGTCGAGGCGCACGAATACGAGTTCGGGCGGTGGGTCCCGTACTCGACTTGCAATCGCGATGA